A window of the Bacillus sp. A301a_S52 genome harbors these coding sequences:
- a CDS encoding YheC/YheD family protein — translation MNIKTIKTEEVNKVYLPKAITTSKPELMALEKVTFHFGSRKKELGVEFLDELSQDDMGLSHNVKEEMGIPDIGFELTIMGDQIRIGPVILYLVSKRLIKRLEILKERIEKSVSFDGLILLSTVDGINTDEQQIEGYYFQPSTNTREAQWKEGVFPYPDAIFKRVVTSEEMTEHLYEKTNGRIFNSHYFNKWDMWEWLAPDSFIRRHLPYTQTLTSFDDIYQMLDVYECVYLKPKSGSGGKGIIQVKKGQKGTYEMTSQKKGLQQIEQLEDDPIIDKIIRNKEDYMIQQDVGYLHDTRNVDFRIYMQKNETKEWTCTGLIARFGKPGSVTTNLRNLDYLMEGKEAFKELFDNSEHDHNQLEKKVKNICSYACELLDQHGCFGDIAIDFILDNNGHVWILEMNKRYGYKSFSIIEDSLLYRKIIRKPFMYASSLAGFHVKDKCKLKKKKQDHLFINTMTKLLNDEPNVKPIVSDLCELVMFGKEIVHYQKSHYKSKEERTESIH, via the coding sequence GTGAATATTAAAACGATTAAAACGGAAGAGGTCAATAAAGTGTATCTTCCAAAAGCAATTACAACCTCAAAGCCCGAATTAATGGCATTAGAGAAAGTGACTTTTCACTTTGGCTCTCGAAAAAAAGAATTAGGTGTTGAGTTTTTAGATGAGCTGAGTCAAGATGACATGGGACTCTCACACAATGTGAAGGAAGAGATGGGCATTCCTGATATAGGCTTCGAACTGACCATCATGGGTGACCAAATAAGGATAGGGCCAGTTATATTGTATTTAGTATCAAAGAGGCTCATTAAACGTTTAGAAATCTTGAAAGAACGGATTGAGAAGTCCGTTTCCTTCGATGGTTTAATTCTACTGAGCACTGTGGATGGAATTAATACAGACGAACAACAAATTGAAGGATATTATTTTCAACCTAGTACAAATACGAGAGAGGCTCAGTGGAAAGAAGGGGTCTTTCCGTACCCCGATGCTATATTTAAAAGAGTTGTTACCTCGGAAGAGATGACTGAGCACTTGTACGAAAAGACAAATGGTCGTATCTTTAATTCTCATTATTTCAATAAATGGGACATGTGGGAATGGTTAGCCCCTGATTCCTTTATAAGGAGACACCTCCCTTATACGCAAACTCTTACGTCATTTGATGATATTTATCAGATGCTTGATGTGTATGAGTGCGTGTATTTAAAACCGAAAAGTGGGTCTGGTGGTAAAGGAATTATACAAGTGAAGAAGGGACAAAAGGGAACGTACGAAATGACGTCACAAAAAAAGGGGTTACAGCAGATTGAACAATTAGAAGACGATCCGATCATTGATAAAATAATAAGGAATAAAGAGGATTATATGATTCAGCAGGACGTGGGTTATCTGCATGATACGAGAAATGTGGATTTTCGTATTTACATGCAAAAAAATGAAACGAAAGAGTGGACATGTACTGGATTAATTGCTAGGTTTGGAAAACCAGGGAGTGTCACAACTAACTTGCGTAATCTTGATTATTTAATGGAAGGAAAAGAGGCATTTAAAGAACTTTTTGATAACAGTGAACACGACCATAATCAGCTAGAGAAAAAAGTGAAAAATATATGTTCATACGCATGTGAACTCCTTGATCAGCATGGTTGTTTTGGAGATATCGCAATAGATTTTATTTTAGATAATAATGGACATGTATGGATTTTAGAAATGAATAAGCGATATGGCTATAAAAGTTTTTCAATTATTGAAGATTCATTACTTTATCGAAAAATCATAAGAAAACCATTTATGTATGCAAGCTCGCTTGCGGGGTTTCATGTGAAAGATAAATGTAAACTAAAAAAAAAGAAACAAGATCACTTATTTATTAACACGATGACAAAGTTATTAAATGATGAACCAAATGTTAAGCCTATCGTATCGGATTTATGCGAACTTGTGATGTTTGGAAAAGAAATTGTCCATTATCAAAAAAGTCATTACAAATCGAAAGAAGAAAGAACTGAGTCTATTCATTAA
- a CDS encoding NmrA family NAD(P)-binding protein encodes MGKLLLTGIDGNLGKQAANYLLELVEHDEVIFCSYNLEALKEYAEQGIETHVTDFNTSDGLVNAFAGAEKLALISMPFVGLKRQRAHRNVVDAAKEAGVKQIIYTSLVNAADETNPSVEKIDHNYTEDYINSVGLDYIFLRNSQYAEAMITNYFTYVKGDGVLKNSQGDGKMAYISRKDCAKAVAHALASTDYKSAILNINGPELMTMSDFVTIGNKVTGNNVIYQEITDEENYAIFDAMGVPRTTDGKFKEDSEAPFSSEGMVTFAQAIRLGKMDLFTDDFKKLTGQAPVTVEYMFKHADDFQVGERHSKD; translated from the coding sequence ATGGGGAAATTACTACTCACAGGTATTGATGGGAATCTAGGAAAGCAAGCAGCCAACTATTTGTTAGAGCTAGTCGAACACGATGAGGTTATTTTTTGCAGCTACAATCTTGAAGCACTAAAAGAGTATGCCGAACAAGGCATCGAAACACATGTAACAGATTTTAATACATCAGATGGTCTTGTAAACGCGTTTGCCGGTGCCGAAAAATTAGCATTAATTTCTATGCCATTTGTGGGTTTGAAACGCCAACGTGCTCACCGAAACGTCGTAGATGCTGCAAAAGAAGCGGGTGTTAAACAAATCATTTATACATCACTCGTCAATGCGGCGGATGAAACAAATCCAAGTGTCGAAAAAATAGATCACAACTATACGGAGGATTATATTAACAGTGTAGGATTAGATTATATCTTCCTTCGCAACTCTCAATATGCTGAAGCGATGATTACGAATTATTTCACGTATGTAAAAGGAGACGGCGTGTTAAAAAATAGTCAAGGCGATGGAAAAATGGCCTATATATCTCGGAAAGATTGTGCCAAAGCGGTGGCTCATGCTCTAGCATCAACAGATTATAAGAGTGCTATTTTAAATATAAATGGACCTGAGTTAATGACAATGTCTGATTTTGTTACAATCGGTAACAAGGTAACAGGGAACAATGTCATTTATCAAGAAATTACCGATGAAGAAAACTATGCAATATTTGATGCTATGGGGGTTCCTAGAACGACAGATGGCAAATTTAAAGAAGATTCAGAAGCCCCCTTTTCATCAGAGGGGATGGTTACCTTTGCCCAAGCCATTCGTTTAGGAAAAATGGACCTCTTCACTGACGATTTTAAAAAACTAACAGGACAAGCGCCTGTTACGGTGGAATACATGTTTAAGCATGCGGACGATTTCCAAGTTGGAGAGCGTCACTCAAAGGATTAA
- a CDS encoding LysR family transcriptional regulator: MNIEKIKYFIDLVECRNFTETAKKNFVSQTTISQQVASLEKEFDVQLINRKQLPIEPTKAGWLFYGEALVLWKQYSHMKAKMANFHQDHFLSLEYSAFTDIQQLLPLIPTFKETNPHIRLELSKVLLKNISEFLQKGLYDVAIAVDSEFKEKDGIQTHSLYKGKYCAVVSHQHPLFNRDAITKEELYAFPLVMLNATAIGNSYYLMIQNAIEDGYEPNIVRTVDDVETELFHIITENLIGFFPENYRLAYPKEEVQLIPLKDSRHTYKIEIAHLKDNMNPAIQPFIEQLRHWFSQ, translated from the coding sequence ATGAATATTGAAAAAATTAAATATTTTATTGATCTCGTTGAATGTCGAAATTTTACTGAGACAGCAAAGAAAAATTTTGTGTCGCAAACGACTATAAGCCAACAAGTGGCCTCATTAGAAAAAGAATTTGATGTGCAATTAATTAACCGAAAACAGCTACCTATTGAGCCTACAAAAGCTGGATGGCTTTTTTATGGAGAGGCACTCGTACTTTGGAAGCAATACAGTCATATGAAGGCAAAAATGGCCAATTTTCATCAAGATCACTTTTTAAGCTTAGAATATTCAGCATTCACTGATATTCAACAGCTATTGCCGTTGATTCCTACATTTAAAGAAACAAATCCACACATTCGTCTGGAATTATCAAAAGTATTGTTAAAGAATATCTCTGAATTCTTGCAGAAAGGCCTGTATGATGTAGCGATTGCGGTTGATTCAGAGTTTAAAGAAAAGGACGGTATACAAACGCATTCCTTATATAAAGGAAAGTACTGTGCCGTCGTAAGTCACCAGCATCCGTTGTTCAATCGTGACGCTATTACAAAAGAAGAACTCTATGCGTTTCCGCTCGTCATGTTAAACGCCACAGCAATTGGAAACTCCTATTATCTCATGATTCAAAACGCTATAGAGGATGGATATGAGCCGAATATTGTTCGTACGGTAGATGATGTAGAAACAGAATTATTTCATATCATCACTGAGAATTTAATTGGTTTTTTTCCAGAGAATTATCGACTAGCTTATCCGAAAGAGGAAGTTCAATTAATCCCATTAAAAGATTCTCGTCACACGTATAAAATAGAAATAGCGCATTTAAAGGATAATATGAATCCAGCAATACAACCATTTATTGAGCAACTACGTCATTGGTTTTCCCAATAG